The following proteins are co-located in the Methanobacterium formicicum DSM 3637 genome:
- a CDS encoding prenyltransferase/squalene oxidase repeat-containing protein yields MNSSADKLKVDPIPALISCGNPAIEYFTRQDILNEKMGPIEELWKIPSVLRILKKQENDGSWKYPGKIRKDIRSRENYDQLETYRILGELVEKYGLNKNHHQIQKVSEYFFSCQTPEGDFRGIYGNQYVPTYSSAIMELLIKAGYENDKRIKKGFQWFLSMRQDDGGWIIPFRTSGMNLKEALLSDEPNLPDRSRPFSHLVTGMVLRAFAAHPEYRKSAEAKKAADLLTNRLFLADKYPDRKDRKYWERVSYPFWFTDIISALDSLSFLGFERDNHQIQEGLRFLIKQQTNDGLFDLKIVRGSDKDLKYWICLAICRLFKRYG; encoded by the coding sequence ATGAATTCAAGCGCAGATAAGTTGAAAGTAGACCCCATTCCTGCCCTAATTTCCTGCGGTAATCCTGCAATTGAGTATTTTACGCGCCAGGATATTTTAAATGAAAAAATGGGACCAATTGAGGAGTTATGGAAAATTCCCAGTGTTTTAAGGATTCTGAAAAAACAGGAAAATGATGGTTCCTGGAAATATCCAGGTAAAATCAGGAAAGATATACGTTCCAGGGAAAATTATGACCAGTTAGAGACTTATCGGATTTTAGGAGAACTGGTTGAGAAATATGGACTTAACAAAAATCATCATCAAATACAAAAAGTATCAGAATACTTTTTTAGCTGCCAAACTCCTGAAGGAGACTTTAGAGGGATTTATGGTAACCAGTATGTACCTACTTATTCTTCAGCCATCATGGAACTGTTAATAAAAGCTGGTTATGAGAATGATAAACGGATTAAAAAGGGTTTTCAATGGTTTTTATCTATGCGACAGGACGATGGAGGCTGGATCATTCCCTTCCGAACTTCAGGTATGAATTTGAAAGAAGCATTATTATCTGATGAACCGAACTTACCGGATCGATCCCGACCATTTTCCCATTTAGTAACAGGTATGGTTCTTCGGGCTTTTGCAGCACATCCTGAATATCGTAAATCAGCAGAAGCAAAAAAAGCAGCAGATTTACTGACCAACAGGTTGTTTCTGGCAGATAAATATCCTGATCGGAAGGATAGGAAATATTGGGAAAGGGTTTCCTACCCTTTCTGGTTCACTGATATTATCAGTGCCCTGGATTCCTTATCATTTCTGGGATTTGAAAGAGATAATCATCAGATTCAAGAGGGATTACGCTTTCTAATTAAACAACAAACTAATGACGGGCTTTTTGACTTAAAAATTGTTAGAGGAAGTGATAAGGACCTTAAATATTGGATTTGCCTTGCTATCTGCCGACTGTTCAAAAGATATGGATAA
- a CDS encoding nicotinate phosphoribosyltransferase — MFHVAGEKEIKEGKVTDVYFQRTLEILKEKGINPKVKAEFVAKSLPDQWPWAVLAGLDEVAYLLKDLPVKVRAMKEGTVFYPHQPVLEIEGYYQDFCVYETAILGLMCQATGIATKSARYKKIAGDRLVMSFGARRMHPAIAPLIERSAFVGGCDGVSVVKSGEVIGEDPLGTIPHALIICIGSTTESVQAFDEVIDPDVNRVALIDTFNDEKFECLRVAEALGNKLYAVRFDTPSSRRGDFNHILQETRWELDLRGFEHVKFFVSGGIKEEEISHLNSLVDAYGIGTSISSAPVVDFSMDIVEVDGEPLAKRGKCSGEKNVLRCPDCHEDLIVPVQKAVETCSCGGKYEDLLIPLVENGNILYDLPEPGEIRGYVLEQVKHLPDL; from the coding sequence ATGTTCCATGTTGCTGGAGAAAAGGAAATCAAAGAGGGAAAAGTCACCGATGTATACTTCCAGAGAACCCTTGAAATACTGAAAGAGAAAGGAATTAACCCTAAGGTAAAAGCAGAATTTGTGGCCAAATCCCTACCAGATCAATGGCCCTGGGCTGTACTGGCTGGTTTAGATGAAGTTGCCTATCTTTTGAAAGATTTACCAGTTAAAGTACGAGCCATGAAGGAGGGAACTGTTTTTTATCCCCACCAACCTGTTCTGGAGATAGAGGGTTATTATCAGGATTTCTGTGTTTATGAAACTGCTATTCTGGGGTTAATGTGCCAGGCTACTGGTATAGCCACCAAATCAGCCCGTTACAAGAAAATAGCAGGGGACCGTCTGGTGATGAGTTTCGGTGCCAGGAGGATGCACCCGGCAATAGCACCCCTGATCGAAAGAAGTGCATTTGTTGGGGGATGTGACGGTGTTTCTGTCGTTAAAAGTGGAGAGGTTATTGGGGAAGACCCCTTGGGAACCATACCCCATGCCCTGATAATCTGCATTGGTTCTACTACCGAATCAGTACAGGCCTTTGATGAAGTTATAGACCCTGATGTTAATCGAGTGGCACTTATCGACACCTTTAACGATGAAAAATTCGAATGCCTGCGTGTGGCCGAAGCCCTGGGAAATAAATTATACGCAGTGCGCTTTGACACACCCTCCTCGAGACGTGGAGATTTCAATCATATCCTCCAAGAAACAAGATGGGAACTTGATTTAAGAGGATTTGAGCACGTTAAATTCTTTGTAAGTGGCGGTATTAAAGAAGAAGAAATATCCCATCTGAACTCATTGGTGGATGCTTATGGAATTGGAACTTCAATCAGTAGCGCTCCAGTGGTGGATTTTTCCATGGACATAGTTGAAGTGGATGGAGAGCCACTGGCCAAAAGGGGAAAATGTTCCGGGGAAAAAAATGTGTTAAGATGCCCTGATTGCCACGAAGATCTGATTGTACCCGTTCAAAAGGCAGTTGAAACCTGTTCCTGCGGTGGAAAATATGAAGATCTGCTCATTCCTCTGGTGGAAAATGGGAATATTCTTTACGACCTTCCAGAACCTGGCGAAATCAGAGGATACGTGTTAGAGCAGGTTAAACACCTCCCTGATTTATAA
- a CDS encoding N-acetyltransferase, giving the protein MEDIIFIEADARGLNLIQPLWEKLNQHHLQQKSDFKEHYENFTFPERCETLLKKSIGGKMHIGMFKDKESEIMLAYCITTISSDREGEIDSIYVEKNYRGRGFGDILIKRSLEWMDEEGVKKKTVRVSAGNPEAVSFYERYGFRPRSLMLEQVS; this is encoded by the coding sequence ATGGAAGATATAATATTCATTGAAGCAGATGCTCGTGGTCTGAATTTAATCCAGCCTCTGTGGGAGAAATTAAACCAGCATCACCTCCAGCAAAAATCTGATTTCAAGGAACACTACGAAAATTTCACCTTTCCAGAACGTTGCGAAACTCTTTTAAAGAAATCTATTGGCGGTAAAATGCATATTGGCATGTTTAAAGATAAAGAATCAGAAATTATGCTGGCTTACTGCATCACCACCATCTCCTCTGACAGGGAAGGGGAAATTGATTCCATTTACGTCGAGAAAAACTACCGTGGTCGTGGTTTTGGTGATATATTGATTAAACGGTCACTGGAATGGATGGATGAAGAAGGTGTGAAGAAAAAGACGGTAAGGGTGTCTGCTGGTAACCCGGAAGCAGTGTCCTTTTATGAGCGTTATGGATTCCGTCCTAGATCTTTAATGCTTGAACAAGTGAGTTAA
- a CDS encoding cysteine hydrolase family protein has protein sequence MKRALLVIDVQNEYFSGKLPVTYPPKSLENILNAMDTAQSRDVPIILIQHTALQENAATFVKGTDGWDIVPEVLTRKYDYLVEKNLPGSFTGTDLESLLRENDVDTVTISGYMTQMCCDTTARQAFHRGLKVEFLSDATGTLNVSNYAGSVTAQELHNAVLVTQAMRFSDVLSTADWIQGVENSTIY, from the coding sequence ATGAAAAGAGCCCTACTGGTAATAGATGTGCAGAATGAATATTTTTCAGGGAAGTTACCGGTGACTTATCCTCCGAAGAGTCTGGAGAACATTTTAAATGCCATGGACACAGCCCAGTCTCGTGATGTTCCCATTATCCTCATTCAACACACAGCATTGCAAGAAAACGCGGCAACATTTGTTAAAGGAACTGATGGCTGGGACATTGTACCCGAAGTTTTAACCAGAAAATATGATTATCTGGTGGAGAAAAACCTTCCGGGAAGCTTCACTGGCACGGATCTGGAAAGCTTGCTCAGGGAAAATGACGTTGACACAGTGACTATTTCCGGTTACATGACTCAGATGTGCTGTGATACCACTGCCAGGCAGGCATTTCACCGGGGTTTAAAGGTGGAGTTTCTGTCTGATGCCACCGGCACCCTCAATGTCTCCAACTACGCGGGAAGTGTCACTGCCCAAGAATTACACAATGCAGTTCTGGTTACCCAGGCCATGCGATTCAGTGATGTACTAAGCACTGCTGATTGGATTCAAGGAGTCGAAAATAGCACAATATATTAA
- a CDS encoding cysteine hydrolase family protein translates to MKDKKALLIIDMLNDFVGEGAPLEVPSTRNIIPHLKKEIKEARKEGLPIIYICDTHQQHDREFVKMNWPVHAIKGTTGSEVIEDLEQKDEDIFIEKTTYSAFYNTDLDKILKELEINVLRITGTVTHICILFTAAEGGIRGYDVEVPSNCVAGLDENDEKYAFRLMQNEFGVKLL, encoded by the coding sequence ATGAAGGATAAAAAGGCGCTCTTAATAATTGACATGCTAAATGACTTTGTAGGTGAAGGTGCACCCCTGGAAGTTCCATCTACCCGAAACATAATCCCACATCTTAAAAAAGAAATCAAAGAAGCCAGAAAAGAAGGATTGCCCATTATATATATTTGCGATACTCACCAACAGCATGATAGGGAATTTGTGAAGATGAACTGGCCAGTTCACGCTATAAAGGGAACCACTGGATCAGAAGTGATTGAGGATTTAGAGCAAAAAGATGAGGATATTTTTATAGAAAAAACCACCTACTCTGCATTCTACAATACCGACCTTGATAAAATCCTGAAAGAACTGGAAATAAACGTATTAAGGATTACAGGCACAGTTACTCATATCTGTATACTCTTTACAGCTGCAGAGGGAGGTATAAGGGGTTATGATGTGGAAGTACCCTCAAATTGTGTGGCTGGACTGGATGAAAATGATGAAAAATACGCTTTCAGACTCATGCAAAATGAATTTGGAGTAAAACTTCTCTAA